In bacterium, the DNA window GTGTCAATGGAGCTGTCGTCCACGCCGTCAATGGAGAAGACGCGCTCTAGGCTCGCCCCGGCCTTCGTGCCCATGAGCGTCGAGTAGACATGCTCGCGCTTGAGGCGCGCCGCCCAGCCGGCTTCGAGCATGATGGTCTGCCCGCCGCTGAACTTGATCATGGCGCAGCCCATGTCCTCGACGTCGAACTTGCCCTTCTTGTTGGGGGTGCCCCACGGGCCGAGGGCGTCCATCTTCGGGCCGAAGACCGAATACGCCGAGGCCATGACCGACACCGGCTCGGGGTTGCCCATCAGCCACATGGTCAGATCGAGCATGTGGACGCCGAGGTCAATGATCGGGCCACCGCCGGCCATCTCCTTGCTGGTGAACCAGCCGCCCCAGCCGGGGATGCCGTTGCGCCGGACCCAGCCGGCCCGCGCGAAGTAGACGTCACCCAGCGTGCCGTCGGTGACGTACTGCTTGAGGATCGTGGCCTCGGGCCGGTAACGGTTGTTGAACTGGATCATCAGCAGCTTCTTGGCCTTGGCGGCGGCGTCCACCATCTTCTGGCCCTCGGCGGCCGTGCGCGCCAGGGGCTTTTCGGACAGGACGTTCTTGCCAGCGGCCAGACAGTCCACCGCCAGCGGCATGTGCAGCTTGTTGGGGACGCAGATGCTGACGCAATCGAGGTCGGCTTCCTTGAGCATCTGCCTGTGGTCGGTGTAGGCCTGGGGGATGCCGAAGGTCGCAGCGGCGGCCTGGGCTGCGGCTCCGTTGACATCGCACATGGCGACCACGTCGGCGCCCGCGGCCTGGTAGCCCTGAATGTGGTACTTGCCGATCCCGGC includes these proteins:
- a CDS encoding Gfo/Idh/MocA family oxidoreductase, giving the protein MAKKLKAAVIGAGIGKYHIQGYQAAGADVVAMCDVNGAAAQAAAATFGIPQAYTDHRQMLKEADLDCVSICVPNKLHMPLAVDCLAAGKNVLSEKPLARTAAEGQKMVDAAAKAKKLLMIQFNNRYRPEATILKQYVTDGTLGDVYFARAGWVRRNGIPGWGGWFTSKEMAGGGPIIDLGVHMLDLTMWLMGNPEPVSVMASAYSVFGPKMDALGPWGTPNKKGKFDVEDMGCAMIKFSGGQTIMLEAGWAARLKREHVYSTLMGTKAGASLERVFSIDGVDDSSIDTLELYTHENGVPVNRNLIVEPDPFMGRLNAVGHFVDCLTKGVACISPGTDGLRIMKILDAAYKSAATGKAVNIS